In the Muricauda sp. MAR_2010_75 genome, one interval contains:
- a CDS encoding M42 family metallopeptidase — MAAGKIINEKSLTFLEKYLNNASPTGYEWEGQKIWMEYLKPYVDDFITDTYGTAVAVINPEAKYKVVIEGHSDEISWYVNYITDNGLLYVIRNGGSDHQIAPSKWVNIHTKNGIVKGVFGWPAIHTRDKAKEETPKIENIFIDIGAKDKEEVEKMGVHVGCVITYPDEFHVLNKDKFVCRALDNRVGGFMIAEVARLLHENKKELPFGLYITNSVQEEIGLRGAEMITQTIKPNVAIVTDVCHDTTTPMIDKKKEGETMIGSGPVVSYAPAVQNKLRERILETAEAKKIPFQRLAASRYTGTDTDAFAYSNGGVASALISLPLRYMHTTVETVHKDDVENVIRLIYETLLTIKEGETFSYFD, encoded by the coding sequence ATGGCAGCAGGAAAAATTATCAATGAGAAATCGCTTACGTTCCTTGAAAAATATTTAAACAATGCCTCCCCAACGGGTTATGAATGGGAAGGACAGAAAATTTGGATGGAGTACCTAAAACCGTATGTGGATGACTTCATTACGGACACCTACGGAACCGCGGTTGCTGTTATCAATCCTGAGGCAAAATACAAAGTGGTTATTGAGGGGCATTCCGATGAGATTTCTTGGTACGTCAATTATATTACTGACAATGGTTTGCTCTATGTTATTAGAAATGGAGGTAGTGATCATCAAATTGCACCTTCCAAATGGGTGAACATCCATACCAAAAATGGCATTGTTAAGGGTGTCTTTGGGTGGCCGGCTATCCATACTAGGGACAAGGCCAAGGAGGAAACCCCAAAAATTGAGAATATTTTTATCGATATAGGAGCCAAGGACAAGGAAGAGGTGGAGAAAATGGGCGTTCATGTAGGCTGTGTAATTACCTACCCTGATGAATTCCATGTGTTGAACAAGGACAAATTCGTTTGCCGTGCACTGGACAACCGGGTTGGTGGCTTTATGATTGCCGAAGTGGCCCGTTTGCTGCATGAAAACAAAAAAGAGTTGCCATTTGGGCTATACATTACCAATTCAGTACAGGAGGAAATTGGATTGCGAGGTGCCGAGATGATTACCCAGACCATAAAGCCCAATGTGGCCATCGTAACAGATGTGTGCCATGACACTACCACCCCAATGATCGACAAAAAGAAAGAAGGTGAGACCATGATTGGGTCGGGGCCCGTAGTTTCTTATGCTCCAGCGGTACAGAACAAGCTTCGTGAACGCATTTTGGAAACCGCCGAGGCCAAAAAAATACCATTCCAGCGTTTGGCAGCTTCCCGCTATACAGGTACAGACACCGATGCCTTCGCCTACAGCAATGGTGGTGTGGCCTCTGCCCTGATTTCCCTACCGTTACGTTATATGCATACTACGGTTGAGACAGTACACAAGGATGATGTTGAAAATGTGATCCGTTTGATCTACGAAACACTTTTGACGATCAAAGAGGGTGAGACGTTCAGTTATTTTGATTAA
- the hisS gene encoding histidine--tRNA ligase produces the protein MAQKPSIPKGTRDFSPAEVAKRNYIIQTIKKHFEAYGFQPIETPSFENSETLMGKYGDEGDRLIFKILNSGDFISKVDDVTYSSKNSASLTPKISEKALRYDLTVPFARYVVMHQNEIDFPFKRYQIQPVWRADRPQKGRFREFYQCDADVVGADSLLQEVEFVQLYDAVFTDLGLKGATIKINNRKILSGIAEVIGAKHLLIDFTVALDKLDKIGEEKVKAEMLEKGISETAIAKAQPLFSMSGSASEQLAELKILLSDSEIGQQGVADLEEIITTVEAVGLQSTSLQLDVTLARGLNYYTGAIFEVSAPEGVSMGSIGGGGRYDDLTGIFGLKDVSGVGISFGLDRIYLVLEELNLFPDSLDTSLDVLCLNFGKGEGLAGLKLVSSLRKTGLRADLYPTDTKVQKQFKYADKRGVPYVILLGEQELSQGIFVVKNMKTGDQKAYNLDEAEQFAETVKAAF, from the coding sequence ATGGCACAGAAACCATCCATACCCAAAGGAACCCGAGACTTTTCGCCAGCAGAAGTGGCCAAGCGCAACTATATCATCCAGACCATAAAAAAGCATTTTGAAGCCTATGGTTTCCAGCCGATAGAGACCCCGTCTTTTGAAAATTCGGAGACGTTGATGGGAAAATATGGGGATGAGGGAGACCGCTTGATTTTTAAGATCTTGAATTCTGGGGATTTTATTTCTAAAGTGGATGATGTGACTTATAGCTCCAAAAATTCTGCTTCACTGACTCCTAAAATTTCCGAAAAGGCACTCCGTTACGATCTTACGGTTCCTTTTGCGCGCTATGTGGTAATGCACCAGAATGAGATTGATTTTCCCTTTAAACGTTATCAAATACAACCCGTTTGGCGGGCAGACCGGCCGCAAAAAGGGCGTTTTCGTGAGTTTTACCAATGTGATGCCGATGTGGTTGGGGCGGATTCCCTATTACAAGAAGTGGAATTTGTACAACTGTACGATGCCGTCTTCACCGATTTGGGTCTGAAGGGTGCCACCATCAAAATCAATAACCGAAAAATTCTTTCCGGCATTGCTGAAGTCATCGGTGCCAAGCATCTCTTAATAGATTTCACTGTCGCTTTGGACAAACTTGATAAAATAGGAGAGGAGAAGGTTAAGGCCGAAATGTTGGAAAAGGGCATATCTGAAACTGCCATCGCCAAGGCCCAGCCCCTGTTTTCCATGTCAGGTTCGGCTTCTGAACAACTGGCGGAATTAAAAATATTACTCTCCGATTCTGAAATCGGGCAACAAGGAGTGGCCGATTTGGAAGAAATCATTACTACGGTGGAAGCGGTTGGATTACAATCCACAAGCTTGCAATTGGATGTAACTTTGGCCCGAGGCCTCAACTACTACACAGGGGCCATTTTTGAGGTGTCTGCACCAGAAGGTGTTAGTATGGGTTCCATTGGTGGCGGTGGTCGTTACGATGACCTTACCGGTATTTTTGGCTTGAAAGATGTGAGTGGTGTTGGTATTTCCTTCGGGTTGGACCGAATCTATCTGGTCTTGGAGGAATTGAACTTGTTTCCTGACAGTCTGGATACATCTTTGGACGTACTTTGTCTTAATTTCGGGAAAGGAGAAGGTTTGGCCGGTCTCAAATTGGTGTCATCCCTAAGAAAAACTGGGCTTCGTGCCGATTTGTATCCTACGGATACCAAAGTGCAGAAGCAGTTTAAATATGCCGATAAGAGGGGAGTGCCTTACGTAATTCTTTTAGGGGAACAAGAGCTTTCCCAAGGTATTTTTGTGGTGAAAAACATGAAAACGGGAGACCAAAAAGCCTACAACTTGGATGAAGCCGAACAGTTCGCCGAAACCGTTAAAGCCGCTTTTTAA
- a CDS encoding NUDIX domain-containing protein produces the protein MDEWVDILDANGKPTGESCLKSEAHQKGLLHPTVHVWLYTKDGRVLIQQRGKHKDTHPSLWDVSVAGHVSSGEDIKTAAVREVEEEVGLAISEQDLEPIATFKAIHKISEDFTDAEFHHVFLSELKEPLNRLTKQDSEVDALDLVPLLQFAEETWGMANTGKYVPHGVDYYKTIIKEIKKRL, from the coding sequence ATGGATGAATGGGTAGACATTTTGGATGCAAACGGAAAACCAACAGGAGAATCCTGTTTAAAATCCGAAGCGCACCAAAAAGGGCTGTTACATCCTACCGTTCATGTTTGGCTGTATACCAAAGACGGCAGGGTACTCATTCAACAACGTGGAAAGCACAAAGATACGCATCCATCCCTTTGGGATGTTTCCGTAGCGGGACATGTGTCATCGGGAGAGGATATAAAAACCGCTGCAGTACGCGAAGTTGAAGAGGAGGTTGGGCTGGCCATTTCCGAACAGGATTTGGAACCCATCGCCACTTTTAAGGCAATACATAAGATTTCCGAAGACTTTACCGATGCCGAATTTCACCATGTGTTTTTAAGTGAATTGAAAGAGCCCTTAAATCGTTTGACAAAACAAGACTCTGAAGTGGATGCCTTGGATTTGGTTCCCCTACTCCAATTTGCTGAAGAAACCTGGGGCATGGCAAATACCGGGAAATACGTTCCCCACGGTGTTGATTACTACAAAACCATCATCAAAGAAATTAAAAAGCGGCTTTAA